Below is a window of Ferrimicrobium sp. DNA.
TCGCTTTACCTGAACCGTTGGATCGTCGTGGCTCTCGAAGTAATTGGCACCTGATTCTTCAGATGCACAAAGGATAGCACAAGCATTACCTGCATCTGTGGTGTGCGCTCGTTCATCAGGACTAAGACCGCGCTGCTTTGCCGATACGCCAGCAGCGTTTGCCTGTCGGGGTGTTTTCCTCTGACGTTCGGCGCTAGTCCATCTCTGAAGATGTCTATTTGGACCGGGAACCATTTACAGAATTGCTCAACGAATTGTCGTTTGCCCTCGAGGAACGGAACACGAAAGCGGAGGTGTTCTTGGTGGAAGGCTCAGCCATGAGCCTGTGTTATTCGTCGCGACGGCTGACACGCCTTCTTGATGCCGTCTACGGGCCGCGGAAGCGGGAAAACAGAGTGAGCCAGAGGACGGTTGCAGCGTGACCGAGACTAGCTTACGAAGCCTCCACCTTCAGGTGGGGGTAGTTCACAACACAAGTGTCTGACTGGCTCGGGGTGAGCGTTCCCACTTTCCACCGAGCGATAACCAGACTGGGGCTCAAGCCATCTCGTGTGGACCGAAGGGTCATTTGCGACGCAGCGAACAGGATTTGCGTGCCCTGTTAGAAGATCCAGGGAAAGCCCTAAGAATGAATGAATGGATTCACCCTCAAAGAGCCGTTCGCTCTCAGCGTTTTGCTAAGGCGCCCTTTTGGGCTGCGTTCGGCATCTCTCCTTCGACTACCCTGAATTACCGCCAACGACGAGGAGTGGTTGAGCACCGTAATGAAGTAGTCGCCGCGGGAGTCGTTCAAGAGATCAGCGCGTAGATGCTGCGCACGAATCCCTACTGGACCCCTGCGTCTCTGTTCTCGTGAGCCCACCCACTCCAGGGATTATTCCGACTCGGCTACGCAGATGCTTAACGGCACTCGCATCGAGCCTCAGGTGCCACGGGTGTTGTAGCTCACGCCCGGATGCCCATGAACAATTCGATGTAGTCGAGGAAGTGAGATTCTCAACTCTTGTGCAACCTGTGGTGCTCCCAGGGTGCCCATATTCTTATGATAGGACATATTGGCTACTCAAATCACCAAGACACATTCTTGTCTGTGGGTCCATGGCGAAGTGCCGAATGTCCCGGAGGCGGTGACCGGTCTGCGCTGGAAAGTCGGTTCTTTCGGACAGGGCGAACTTCACGAGGGACGCAAATGTTGGCGTAGTAGAGCTTAGCAATTGTTCAAATGCCACCGACTTCCGGTGCACACGCTGGTACTGAGACTTAGTGCAAAGCCCCCTATCAACCGTGTGCGGATAAACCTAATGGCCTTGAGCAGATATGCTCAAGTCTTGAAGAGTAAGTCATGACGAAGCGCCGTCTTGGTAAAGGAGTCTTGGCCGGGGAGCTTCGGTCATCGAGCCTCGTCCATTGAGTTTGTAAGTAGGAAGGGCAAGAGAGATGGTGCGAATTGTGGCCGGGACGCTCAAAGGGCGTAAGCTCAGGGTTCGAGTTCCAGAAGGAGTGCGGCCCACCACCGAAAGACTTCGGGAGGCGCTATTTTCGATCCTTGCCAGCATGGTGTCGCTCGAGACGATGAGCTGGCTTGATCTATTCGGTGGGTCGGGCGCAATTGGGTTTGAGGCGCTGTCGCGAGGAGCGCCACGGGTGGTCTACAACGATCACAACTCCGGGCTCGTTGCCCAGGTCCGACGTGAGGCTACGGCGCTTGGCGTAGAGAACCGAATGCAATGTCTGTCACTCGATGCCCTACAATGTCTCGAGCGTTTCAGGGATACCGAGTTCGGGATTATCTTTTTGGATCCCCCGTATCGATATGAGGCATTTGAAGAGCTTGGCCAAAGGTTGCCAGCGGCTCGCTATGTCGTGATAGAGTCTACTAGCGAGGTGGGGCTAGGGCCCAGATGGCAGATGATGTGGTGGCGCCGGTATGGCGACACGCGTTTAGGTCTCTTTGAGCAGGTCATGCTGGACGAACATGAGTCGACGTTATAGGCGTTGGCACTCGTGGTTTGGCTCGGCATACGTGAAGATTGAGGTGGTTAGTTTTCAATGAGACGTGCGCTCTTCCCGGGATCGTTCGATCCCTTTCATAATGGTCATCTCGAGGTTGTGGAGCGCGCGAGCAAGCTATTCGACGAGGTCGTCGTTGCTGCCATGCGTAACCCACAAAAGGCTGGTCCACTGTTCTCTCTGGAGGAGCGGATGGAGTTGGTCCGTGCATCGGTTAATGGTATGTCCAATGTGAGTGTCGTTGCCTTGGCGTCACTCGTTGTTGACCTCGCCAAAGACGTGAACGCCAATGTCATCGTGCGAGGATTACGAGCGGTGTCGGATTTTGAGATCGAGTTGCAGATGGCACAGATGAACCGTGAGCTCTCGGGCATCGACACCCTGTTTGTGCCGACTTCGTCTGAGTATTCGTACGTCTCGTCAAAACTCATTCGTGAGGTGGCCGCCTACGGCGGTAACGTCTCGTCGTTGGTGCCAAAGGTGGTTGACGTTGCCCTTGGGGAGCGCAGGAGCCGACCGTGACCGACCAACAGGGGAGTGAGTCACTTGTCGAACTGCTCGATGCGCTGCGAAGGATGGTAGCCGACGCCAAGGGGGTTCCGCTCTCGACATCGGCTATTATCTCGAGAGACCAAGCCCTTGAACTCATCGATCACTGCCTAGCGGCGGCACCTCGGGAGGTTGTAGAGGCTCGTGAAGTCCTAGCCGAGCGTAGCCAGGTGCTTGAGCGAACGCGCCAGGAGGCAGACCAACTCCTCCAGGAGGCGCGTCGTCGTGTCGAGAGCATAATTTCAGACGGGGAGATCGTGCGCGCAGCCGAGACCAGTGCTCGTCGTATCGATCTGCAAGCCAGAGAACAGGCCAATACTCTCAAGCGCCAGACCGAGGACTATATCGATCGCCGTCTCGCCAATTTCGAGATCATCCTCTCGGACCTGCTCGAACAGGCAAGGCGTGGTCGACAACGACTCGCCGATAGCTCCGAGCCTGCGACGGAGACGCCGGAGCCTGACACCTTCTTTGCTCCTCAGCCAGGCGATCCCGGTGTCGATGACGAGCACCAGGGTGGGGCGAGCGATGCGTGACTTTGAGCTGTCGCTGTCGAATTTACGCAAAGGTAGTGACCGAGCGACCACCTTCGTGCTCAGCGGCACCATCGCAGGTCTCTTTGTCACGTCGTCGCGGGTTCCAGATGATGCGCTGATCACCGTTGAGGGCAGGGCGGAGGCGGTTGGTGAGGGAGTCTTTGTCACGTTGACCGTCAAGACCCGCTATGTCGCCGAGTGCGTGCGTTGTTTGGCCGAGATCACTGGCGAACTCGTTGGCGAGCTTCGGGAGCTCTTTGTCGAAGGTGAGGACACCGAGGAGCAGTACGGTTTTCGTGGTGAGGTGCTCGACCTGACGGGGGCCGTCGCTGATCAATGTGTTCTCCTGTTGCCACCCGTCCCGCTCTGTCGCCCCGGCTGTAAGGGTCTTTGTCAAAACTGCGGTGCTGATCTCAATGAAGGACCGTGTGGATGCCCCGGAGAGACCGGGGATCCGCGTTGGACCGTCCTCGATCAGCTCTAGCCCTCGATCGACTCTGGTAACCGCCATTGCGGAGCGTCCGGAGCCATGCCATGTTCACCGAGGCGATGTGCATACTTTGCTGACTATCCCATTAGAGTTATTTGGTCAAATCGTATTGTTGACGAGCCGAACCGACCCCATCGTGTGGGTCGCGCACGGTTCGGTGGCTCAATAGAGGAGTAGGTAGTCATGGCGGTTCCAAAGAGATCGACGTCGAAGGCGAAGACGAGAAGTCGAAGAGCTTCCTCGTGGAAGCTGATGGGTCCCGCAGCAAGCCTTTGCCCCACGTGCTCGAGCCCGAAGCGGCCCCACTACGTGTGCCCAAGTTGCGGTTATTACAAGGGTCGCCAAGCCCTCGAGGTGGAAGCGTAACACTGTGAATCCAGTTGCCGTGGACCTCATGGGGGGCGATAGCGGTCCAGCGGTGATCGTCGAGGGCGTCAAGAGTGCCCTTGACACCATGGGTGGGTCGGTGATTGCGGTGGGATCGCACGCGGCTTGTGAGCTCTTCGAGGGTGATGCTCGTGTGGAGACCGTGGTTGCAAGTGAGGAGATCCTCATGAGCGATGACCCGGCGAGTGCCCCACGTCGCAAGCGTGACGCTTCTATGGTTGTGGGAGCGACGCTGCTCAAGGAGCAGCGCGCGAGCTCGTTCATCACCTTTGGCAACTCTGGCGCCGCCATGGCCACCGCACTGGTCAAAGTGGGTCGTATTCGTGGCGTCGCTCGTCCTGCGATCACCATCGAATTGCCGGTGCCGGGCACCACCTCAACAGTGCTGCTCGATGCCGGTGCAAACACCGAGGTTACCCCAGCCTGGCTTCATCAGTTTGCGGTGATGGGCTCGGTGTATACCGCGGCCCGATTGGGAATCGAACACCCCCGGGTGGGGCTCCTCTCCATTGGCGAGGAGCCTGGCAAAGGGAACACCCTCGTCAAGGAGACCTACTACCTACTCGCTGAGGAGCCATCCATCAAATTTATCGGCAACGTAGAGGGGCGCGATATCATGAGTGACCGGGTCGACGTCGTCGTCACTGATGGCTTCACTGGCAATGTTGTGCTCAAATCGCTCGAGGGTGCTGCACACCTGTTGGCTAACGTGGTTTTAGGTGCGCTCGGCGCAGGTGACGATGGTGTGCTCGATCTTGCGTTACCAAAGTTGTTGCCGTTGTGGAATCAGATGACCCCAGACGATACTGGTGCGGCCGCACTCCTCGGTGTCAATGGGCTGTTTCTGATCGGGCACGGAGCCTCTAACGTTCGAGCCGTCGCCAGCGCTGTTCGCAACGCCCGTCAGCTCGCAGAGGCTAAGGTCGTAGAAACTATTCGAAGGTTAGAGGGGAGTACAGGTGAGTAACCCGACGTCGCGTGAGCAAATCTTTGAGGTCATCCGCCATCAGTTGGCCGAGATTCTCGAGATCAGCGAAGATCGGATTCAAGAGGGTTCCTCGTTCGTCGACGACCTGGACGCCGATTCGTTGGCGCTCATCGAGCTGGTTGAGGCCATCGAGAATGAGTTCTCCAAGGGAGAGCATCAGTTCCGTATCGAGGATGACGACCTTGAGGACCTACGAACCATGCGTGATGCTGTGGACTACGTAGCCTCGGTGCTCGGAGTGAGTCAGTAACGTTGGCGGATCGGCGTGGCGCGGGCTCTGTCCCCGAACTCCTTGCGCTCCTGCCCCCTAGTTTTGTCGACCATCCTCTTTATAACCAGGCGCTGACGCATCGCTCAGCGGTGGAGGAGTCGCTCGAATCGAATGAGCGCCTCGAATTCCTTGGTGACGCCGTCTTGGAGCTGGTCGTGACCGATCATCTCTATCGACGGTACCCAAGTGCAAGTGAGGGAAGGTTGACCAAACTGCGCGCCGCGCTGGTCTCTCGGTCGGCGTTGGCCCTCCGCGGGCTTGAGCTCGGCGTGGATTCCCTGCTCATCGTTGGCCAAGCCGATGCCGTGAGTGCAAACGCTCGCTCGAATGCGGTGGAGGCCATCATCGGTGCACTCTATGAGGCCCATGGGCTCGACGTGGCTGCTCAGTTCGTTCTCGCCCTGGTGGAGCCGATGCTCATTGCCCACGGGGCCGACCCGATTCTCGGAGATTTCAAATCACGCCTCCATGAGATCCTTGTCCAGGCTAGGCTCGACCAACCAGCCTACGAGGTCAGTTGGACTGGGCCCGATCATGATCGGCGCTTTCGCGTCGACTTGACACTCGGGGAGTTGGGAACGTTCGTAGGGGAGGGCCATAGTCGCAAAGAGGCCGAGCAGGCTGCCTGCCAGCTTGCCCTCGACAAGCTTGAGGTCGTACAAGCCGCTGTTGCTGGATCTGATAGCCATGGGTCAGGACCCCGCAGTTCCGACGCCTGAATGCTCCGATTCCCCAACCTTGTGATGCTCGAACGTCCTCATGTCTGGGTTGCTAATGCCTGGGTTTGCTAATGCCTGGGTTTGCTAATGCCTGAGCTTCCTGAGGTCGAGACCATTCGGCGCCAGCTTGAGAGGGCCATTGACGGTCTGGTGATCGAGTCGGTGCGAGTCGATGGTCGACGCGTGGTGCGTCGTGGTGATGTCGAGGTCTTTGCCCACTGGGAGCCCCGCAGGGTGATCGGTGTCGATCGGATCGGCAAGTTCCTCGCGCTTCGGTTCGAAGATCTTGGTGCCGTGGTGATACATCTGGGGATGTCGGGTTTCTTGCGCCTTGAAGGCGCCTCCGATTCGGAGGACACGAGGACCCAGCCAGTACACACCCAGCCAACACACACCCAACTGGCCATGACCTTTGATGATGGAGGGTCGTTGCTGTTGGTGGATCCGCGGACCTTTGGCGAGGTCTTTTGGGTCGATCACTGGAGTGTCACTCCACCACATGCCACAATGCTCTCGCATCTTGGAGTCGATCTCTTGGCCGATCGACAGGTGGTCATCGACGAGGCTCGACCTCGGTTCTTGCTAACGCACCGGGGTGTCAAGGCCTTTATCATGGACCAGAAGATGATGGCTGGACTAGGCAATATGTACGCCGACGAGGCGCTGTTTCGGGTGGGGTTCCACCCCGAAGAGCCGTGTCAACGACTCGGTATCGATGGACTTGCCCAAGTCGTCGATGGCATCGGGTGCGTCCTTCGTGAGGCCATCGCCCACGGAGGTTCCACCTTCGCTGATCGCAGCTATCGCAATCTCGAAGGTGAGGGTACGTATTACCCATCGCTGCTGGTCTATCAACGCCAGGGGCACAGATGTTTGCTGTGTTATCACCGGATCGAGCGACAGCGCTATCAGCGCCGGTACTCGCACCTTTGTCCTCGCTGTCAGCGGAGGTTGTAATGCGGCTTCAGCGACTCAAGATGACGGGCTTTAAGTCCTTCGCCGATTCAGTGACGATCGATTTCGACCCTGGTGTCACCGCGATCGTCGGCCCCAACGGCTCGGGGAAATCGAACGTGGTGGACGCGTTGGCATGGGTATTGGGCGCACAGAGCCCACGTCTGCTTCGTCTGACCAAGATGGAGGAGCTGATCTACGCCGGTGGTGACGGTCGCCAACCGCTGGGGCGCGCCGAGGTGACGATCGAGTTCGATAATACCGATCAGCAGGTGTCGCTCCCGATGGCCGAGATTGCCATGAGCCGAGCGATTACGCGCAACGGTGACGCTCAATACCGCCTCAACGGTGCCCAGTGTCGCCTCGTCGACCTCGTCGATACCTTGAGTGAGGCCAACCTTGGCAAGACCCAACACGTGATCATCTCCCAAGGGGAGATCGAGTCGTTGGCCAACGCCAAGGGCGATGAGATCCGCGCGGTGCTCGAGGACGCGGCGCAGGTGTCGACGCTACGCCGACGGCTTGGTCAATCCCAGCGCCACGTTGAAAGCGTCACCCAGAGCCTGCACGAGGTCGCTCTCAAAGAACGAGAGCTCAGGCGTCGGATCAAGCCGCTGCGCTCCCAGGTAACCCTCTATGAACAGCGTGAGCAGTTGACTCGTCGCCGTGACGCGATCGCCCTTTGGGTGATGCGCCGTCGGCTCGAGGGCTACGCCGAGCAGGCCGAGGAGGCCAAGCGAGCGCTCCTGGGGGTGACCACGCGCCTCGAGGAGCTCGGGGTCGATCACGACGAGACCGAGGTACGTCAATCGGTACTTGAGCCGCTGTTACTTCGGCTACGTAGCCTCCGCCAGGACGCTTCGGACCTGCGCGGTGAGGTGCTTGAGGCGATGGCACCACTCAACAAGCTCGAATCGACGATCGCTCGCAGTGACGCCGAATTGGCCATGGTCACGGACGAGCTCGGACGTATCGATGAGGCCAAGGCCCAGGTGCATGTGCGCATCGATGAACTAGAGCAGGCTGGCGAGGCCCTCGCTGCTCGCAGAGGTGAGCTCGCGGCTAAGCGTCGCGAGGCCGAAGAGGGCGCTCCGACCCGGCCCGTCGAGCTCGAGGCGTTGGTCGCAGACCTGCGCGGTCAGCGGGCACAGCTCGTGGCCGAGCAACGGCGCAGGCTTGCCGAGCGGGAGCGTTTGGCCACTGAGGAGGAGATGAGGCGCACCCGTCGCCAAAAAGCTGAAGCTCGATTGGCCGAGGCCGAGGCTGAGATTGCGATGCTCGAGCTCGAACTACAAGAACATGGCAGGCAACGAGAGGAGTTGGCGAGTGCGCTCGTCGAGCATCGCCACGCTCTGGCCGAGGCCGAGGCACAGCTCGGGGAGTACCGAGGTAAGGATCGTGAGTTCCAGGGTCAGCTTCGGGCGCTGAGCGCTCAGGTGAACTCGTTGATCAAGTTGGCTGGCGCTGAGGCGGCGAGCTCATTAGGTCGGACGCTGGTCCCTCGAGAGGGACTCGCCGAGGCGGTCGCCGCGGTGTTGGGTGAGTTGAGTCAGGCCCATGTGTATACCAGCCTCCCCGAGTTGTTGAGCGCCCTCGATCGATCCTCAGCAGACTCCTTCGTCGGTTTCGTCCCGTCACCAAGCAGTGAGGCCGCGACCCCGGACGCGGTCGCAGCCTTCTTCGAGCAGGCTCCGTCATGGCTCGCATCCCAATTTGGGGCGGTACGACTGGTCGACGATGTACTTGCGCATCTGCGCAACGGCGATACCGAGGGCGTGATTGTCGATCGTAAAGGTACCATGTTTCGCGACGGCCTGTTGCGCGTTGGTGCCTCCCCACAGGCGGTTGCCCAGCTCCAACTCGCTACTCACCAGCGTGAGCTTGATGAGCACACCCGCGAGAGCCAAGAGGTTGCTCGCCAGATCGCAGAGTTAGAGCCCGTCGTGCGATCGCTGCGCGAGGCCGTGGCCAACCATGAGTCCACAGACAAAGGGCTGACCCGCCGGAGCGAGCAGGTGACCACTCGCTTGGCAGCCCTGGGCTCTGAGGTGCAAAAGCTTACGCTTGAACTGGAGTTCCTTGTCGCCCCCCTCGAGGCGAGCGATGTGACACAAGTCGTTAGCGACGACGAGGTCGCCACAATCGATCAACGGTTGGGCGTGGCCATCGCCCAGCTTGAGGAGCAACAACTACTCGTCCAGGCCTACGAGCGAGCCCGAGGTGAGTT
It encodes the following:
- the mutM gene encoding bifunctional DNA-formamidopyrimidine glycosylase/DNA-(apurinic or apyrimidinic site) lyase; the protein is MPELPEVETIRRQLERAIDGLVIESVRVDGRRVVRRGDVEVFAHWEPRRVIGVDRIGKFLALRFEDLGAVVIHLGMSGFLRLEGASDSEDTRTQPVHTQPTHTQLAMTFDDGGSLLLVDPRTFGEVFWVDHWSVTPPHATMLSHLGVDLLADRQVVIDEARPRFLLTHRGVKAFIMDQKMMAGLGNMYADEALFRVGFHPEEPCQRLGIDGLAQVVDGIGCVLREAIAHGGSTFADRSYRNLEGEGTYYPSLLVYQRQGHRCLLCYHRIERQRYQRRYSHLCPRCQRRL
- a CDS encoding DUF177 domain-containing protein codes for the protein MRDFELSLSNLRKGSDRATTFVLSGTIAGLFVTSSRVPDDALITVEGRAEAVGEGVFVTLTVKTRYVAECVRCLAEITGELVGELRELFVEGEDTEEQYGFRGEVLDLTGAVADQCVLLLPPVPLCRPGCKGLCQNCGADLNEGPCGCPGETGDPRWTVLDQL
- a CDS encoding RsmD family RNA methyltransferase; the encoded protein is MVRIVAGTLKGRKLRVRVPEGVRPTTERLREALFSILASMVSLETMSWLDLFGGSGAIGFEALSRGAPRVVYNDHNSGLVAQVRREATALGVENRMQCLSLDALQCLERFRDTEFGIIFLDPPYRYEAFEELGQRLPAARYVVIESTSEVGLGPRWQMMWWRRYGDTRLGLFEQVMLDEHESTL
- the plsX gene encoding phosphate acyltransferase PlsX; protein product: MNPVAVDLMGGDSGPAVIVEGVKSALDTMGGSVIAVGSHAACELFEGDARVETVVASEEILMSDDPASAPRRKRDASMVVGATLLKEQRASSFITFGNSGAAMATALVKVGRIRGVARPAITIELPVPGTTSTVLLDAGANTEVTPAWLHQFAVMGSVYTAARLGIEHPRVGLLSIGEEPGKGNTLVKETYYLLAEEPSIKFIGNVEGRDIMSDRVDVVVTDGFTGNVVLKSLEGAAHLLANVVLGALGAGDDGVLDLALPKLLPLWNQMTPDDTGAAALLGVNGLFLIGHGASNVRAVASAVRNARQLAEAKVVETIRRLEGSTGE
- the rpmF gene encoding 50S ribosomal protein L32, with amino-acid sequence MAVPKRSTSKAKTRSRRASSWKLMGPAASLCPTCSSPKRPHYVCPSCGYYKGRQALEVEA
- a CDS encoding acyl carrier protein is translated as MSNPTSREQIFEVIRHQLAEILEISEDRIQEGSSFVDDLDADSLALIELVEAIENEFSKGEHQFRIEDDDLEDLRTMRDAVDYVASVLGVSQ
- the rnc gene encoding ribonuclease III, producing MADRRGAGSVPELLALLPPSFVDHPLYNQALTHRSAVEESLESNERLEFLGDAVLELVVTDHLYRRYPSASEGRLTKLRAALVSRSALALRGLELGVDSLLIVGQADAVSANARSNAVEAIIGALYEAHGLDVAAQFVLALVEPMLIAHGADPILGDFKSRLHEILVQARLDQPAYEVSWTGPDHDRRFRVDLTLGELGTFVGEGHSRKEAEQAACQLALDKLEVVQAAVAGSDSHGSGPRSSDA
- the coaD gene encoding pantetheine-phosphate adenylyltransferase — its product is MRRALFPGSFDPFHNGHLEVVERASKLFDEVVVAAMRNPQKAGPLFSLEERMELVRASVNGMSNVSVVALASLVVDLAKDVNANVIVRGLRAVSDFEIELQMAQMNRELSGIDTLFVPTSSEYSYVSSKLIREVAAYGGNVSSLVPKVVDVALGERRSRP
- the smc gene encoding chromosome segregation protein SMC — encoded protein: MFAVLSPDRATALSAPVLAPLSSLSAEVVMRLQRLKMTGFKSFADSVTIDFDPGVTAIVGPNGSGKSNVVDALAWVLGAQSPRLLRLTKMEELIYAGGDGRQPLGRAEVTIEFDNTDQQVSLPMAEIAMSRAITRNGDAQYRLNGAQCRLVDLVDTLSEANLGKTQHVIISQGEIESLANAKGDEIRAVLEDAAQVSTLRRRLGQSQRHVESVTQSLHEVALKERELRRRIKPLRSQVTLYEQREQLTRRRDAIALWVMRRRLEGYAEQAEEAKRALLGVTTRLEELGVDHDETEVRQSVLEPLLLRLRSLRQDASDLRGEVLEAMAPLNKLESTIARSDAELAMVTDELGRIDEAKAQVHVRIDELEQAGEALAARRGELAAKRREAEEGAPTRPVELEALVADLRGQRAQLVAEQRRRLAERERLATEEEMRRTRRQKAEARLAEAEAEIAMLELELQEHGRQREELASALVEHRHALAEAEAQLGEYRGKDREFQGQLRALSAQVNSLIKLAGAEAASSLGRTLVPREGLAEAVAAVLGELSQAHVYTSLPELLSALDRSSADSFVGFVPSPSSEAATPDAVAAFFEQAPSWLASQFGAVRLVDDVLAHLRNGDTEGVIVDRKGTMFRDGLLRVGASPQAVAQLQLATHQRELDEHTRESQEVARQIAELEPVVRSLREAVANHESTDKGLTRRSEQVTTRLAALGSEVQKLTLELEFLVAPLEASDVTQVVSDDEVATIDQRLGVAIAQLEEQQLLVQAYERARGEFERSDVSIRLEAADLAAQLKAAGERLGEFETREAALKARAESMDRDHRAPLAKVRSLIAQLGTLADEIGAQASRLIPLEARVAAARHEEERANTLAEERRQARARERETLGNQRLTYATEESRLRSRLLAEEEAAVRATGLSLAHIRQAALPEGVAPTTAQGLLAELEEQIVKVGQVNPLAALELAELEDELERFRVETADVREAHRLAEDAFIVLEREMATRITEMVGAVSVEFDRLMERLFRGGTGAVVLDNPGEPLTSPINLDIKIPAKRVRRLGLLSGGERSLVSLAFLFAVLKVRPVPFVVLDEVEAALDDKNLSAFAGLVGDVSRDHQVIVVTHQRRTMEVANSLVGVSMSPRGFSTVVRHVLIDAFEETGTET